One region of Tachysurus fulvidraco isolate hzauxx_2018 chromosome 9, HZAU_PFXX_2.0, whole genome shotgun sequence genomic DNA includes:
- the LOC113639528 gene encoding lysosomal membrane ascorbate-dependent ferrireductase CYB561A3, with product MKATVPFYTAYLLCLVLSLVCMVLVIHWNFTYLGGFSWDGKITQFNWHPVLMVIGLVVLYGNAAVVYRVPLTWTQDKLPWKILHACLLLLALIFTIVGLCAVFDYHNANNTANLYSLHSWVGILTSALFATQWVAGFGAFLLPCSPLPLRAFIKPSHVWMGAIILVLSVVSCISGINEKLFFELKTEANGTLPYKQLPPEAVLGNSLGVVIVALALVVLKILSNQTWQRPEPRNEEAGYRQLPGDDS from the exons ATGAAGGCGACCGTACCCTTTTACACAGCCTACCTGCTATGTTTGGTGCTCAGCCTGGTGTGTATGGTACTGGTCATCCACTGGAATTTCACCTACCTTGGTGGCTTCTCCTGGGACGGGAAAATCACGCAGTTCAACTGGCATCCTGTACTCATGGTGATTGGCCTGGTGGTGCTGTATGGAAACG CTGCTGTGGTGTATCGTGTCCCTCTGACCTGGACTCAGGACAAGCTGCCATGGAAGATTCTCCATGCCTGCCTCCTCCTGCTTGCATTAATCTTCACCATTGTGGGCTTGTGTGCAGTGTTCGACTATCACAATGCCAATAATACAGCAAACTTGTACTCACTGCACAGCTGGGTGGGAATCCTCACCAGCGCTTTGTTCGCCACTCAG tgggttGCTGGATTCGGAGCTTTCCTCCTCCCGTGTTCCCCCCTGCCTCTGCGAGCGTTCATCAAACCTTCTCATGTGTGGATGGGAGCCATTATCTTGGTCCTCAGTGTCGTGTCCTGCATTTCGGGCATCAATGAGAAGCTGTTTTTTGAACT AAAAACGGAAGCCAATGGGACGCTGCCGTACAAGCAGCTTCCACCGGAGGCGGTACTTGGCAATTCACTTGGCGTTGTCATTGTGGCTTTAGCGCTGGTTGTCCTGAAAATCCTGTCCAATCAAACTTGGCAACGTCCTGAGCCAAGGAACGAAGAGGCGGGCTACAGG CAACTGCCAGGTGATGACAGCTGA
- the hdr gene encoding hematopoietic death receptor isoform X2, producing the protein MRRVISLLLLWTWAWSSSGSQTEEDALCSEGVGYTHNGICCLNCPAGTFVKEACTKVFERSVCHQCEFDTYTEHDNGISSCLKCTKCRPDQELVEPCNSTRNTHCQCKAGSFCLPDQACEVCKTCRKCKEDEEIVKSCTAQSNTVCQKRSSYSTSTVAVISVVAVVMIIVIGGCVLYWRTSARLASRWPRGMWKMCIESDSDLVEGKQIGNNGTLEDGAQSQPFITLCQMVGEDKVEDDEDKGLGPSLSTTTASSQASLTVCPLTSEHCLGHLTLQQLNTLENTKLRRLVPVNGDDSLRKSFDLFGEIDVNFHNRFFRLIGLNDNAIRTAEMSWSLPEDRVYELLKIWMEKEGMKADFNRLIKDLLSLNQRLSAENITAKAIEYGYFRYEDD; encoded by the exons ATGAGGCGTGTAATCAGCCTG CTGTTGTTATGGACCTGGGCCTGGAGCTCAAGCGGGAGCCAAACAGAGGAAGACGCCTTGTGCAGTGAAGGTGTAGGGTACACACACAATGGGATCTGCTGCCTCAACTGTCCAGCTG gtaCTTTTGTTAAAGAGGCGTGTACCAAAGTGTTtgagagaagtgtgtgtcaTCAGTGTGAATTTGACACCTACACTGAGCATGATAATGGCATTTCCAGTTGTTTGAAGTGCACCAAGTGTCGCCCAG ATCAGGAGCTTGTGGAGCCTTGCAATAGCACGAGAAACACTCACTGTCAGTGTAAAGCAGGATCCTTCTGTCTGCCGGATCAAGCCTGTGAGGTCTGCAAGACATGCAGGAA ATGTAAAGAAGATGAGGAGATTGTAAAGAGCTGCACAGCCCAATCAAACACTGTATGCCAAAAAAGAAGCTCCTATAGCACATCAACag TGGCAGTCATCTCAGTCGTGGCTGTTGTCATGATAATTGTGATCGGCGGGTGTGTCCTCTACTGGAGAACATCAGCTAGAT TGGCATCGAGATGGCCGAGAGGAATGTGGAAAATGTGCATA GAAAGCGACAGTGATTTGGTGGAGGGGAAGCAGATAGGAAACAATGGCACACTGGAGGATGGAGCACAGAGCCAGCCCTTCATCACTTTGTGTCAGATGGTGGGTGAAGACAAGGTGGAGGACGATGAGGATAAAGGGCTCGGCCCAAGCCTCTCCACCACCACGGCTTCGTCCCAGGCCAGCTTGACTGTGTGTCCACTGACAAGCGAGCACTGCCTCGGCCACTTAACGCTTCAGCAGCTTAACACTCTG GAAAACACAAAACTACGCAGACTTGTTCCTGTAAATG GAGATGACTCTCTGAGGAAAAGCTTCGACTTGTTTGGAGAGATAGATGTTAACTTCCACAACCGCTTCTTCAGACTTATTGGCCTGAATGACAATGCCATAAGGACTGCTGAGATGTCTTGGTCTTTACCTGAGGACAGGGTATATGAGCTGCTGAAGATCTGGATGGAGAAAGAAGGCATGAAGGCAGATTTTAACAGGCTCATTAAAGACCTGCTAAGTCTGAACCAGAGGCTGTCTGCAGAAAATATCACTGCAAAAGCCATTGAATATGGCTACTTCAGATATGAAGATGATTGA
- the LOC113639278 gene encoding histone H2B-like encodes MPEPAKSAPKKGSKKAVTKTAVKGGKKRKKSRKESYAIYSMCTKESSRVAHYNKRATITSREVQTAVRLLLPGELAKHAVSEGTKAVTKYTSFK; translated from the exons ATGCCGGAACCCGCAAAATCGGCTCCTAAGAAAGGTTCGAAGAAAGCAGTGACTAAAACGGCCGTTAAAGGTGGTAAAAAGCGCAAGAAGTCACGTAAGGAGAGCTACGccatctacagtatgtgtacaaA AGAGTCGTCGCGCGTCGCCCATTATAATAAGCGCGCCACTATCACGTCGCGCGAGGTTCAGACCGCTGTGCGCCTGCTGCTTCCGGGCGAGCTCGCCAAGCATGCCGTGTCTGAGGGCACCAAGGCTGTGACCAAGTACACCAGCTTCAAGTGA
- the hdr gene encoding hematopoietic death receptor isoform X3, translating to MRRVISLLLLWTWAWSSSGSQTEEDALCSEGVGYTHNGICCLNCPAGTFVKEACTKVFERSVCHQCEFDTYTEHDNGISSCLKCTKCRPDQELVEPCNSTRNTHCQCKAGSFCLPDQACEVCKTCRKCKEDEEIVKSCTAQSNTVCQKRSSYSTSTVAVISVVAVVMIIVIGGCVLYWRTSARCKKPVASRWPRGMWKMCIESDSDLVEGKQIGNNGTLEDGAQSQPFITLCQMENTKLRRLVPVNGDDSLRKSFDLFGEIDVNFHNRFFRLIGLNDNAIRTAEMSWSLPEDRVYELLKIWMEKEGMKADFNRLIKDLLSLNQRLSAENITAKAIEYGYFRYEDD from the exons ATGAGGCGTGTAATCAGCCTG CTGTTGTTATGGACCTGGGCCTGGAGCTCAAGCGGGAGCCAAACAGAGGAAGACGCCTTGTGCAGTGAAGGTGTAGGGTACACACACAATGGGATCTGCTGCCTCAACTGTCCAGCTG gtaCTTTTGTTAAAGAGGCGTGTACCAAAGTGTTtgagagaagtgtgtgtcaTCAGTGTGAATTTGACACCTACACTGAGCATGATAATGGCATTTCCAGTTGTTTGAAGTGCACCAAGTGTCGCCCAG ATCAGGAGCTTGTGGAGCCTTGCAATAGCACGAGAAACACTCACTGTCAGTGTAAAGCAGGATCCTTCTGTCTGCCGGATCAAGCCTGTGAGGTCTGCAAGACATGCAGGAA ATGTAAAGAAGATGAGGAGATTGTAAAGAGCTGCACAGCCCAATCAAACACTGTATGCCAAAAAAGAAGCTCCTATAGCACATCAACag TGGCAGTCATCTCAGTCGTGGCTGTTGTCATGATAATTGTGATCGGCGGGTGTGTCCTCTACTGGAGAACATCAGCTAGATGTAAGAAACCAG TGGCATCGAGATGGCCGAGAGGAATGTGGAAAATGTGCATA GAAAGCGACAGTGATTTGGTGGAGGGGAAGCAGATAGGAAACAATGGCACACTGGAGGATGGAGCACAGAGCCAGCCCTTCATCACTTTGTGTCAGATG GAAAACACAAAACTACGCAGACTTGTTCCTGTAAATG GAGATGACTCTCTGAGGAAAAGCTTCGACTTGTTTGGAGAGATAGATGTTAACTTCCACAACCGCTTCTTCAGACTTATTGGCCTGAATGACAATGCCATAAGGACTGCTGAGATGTCTTGGTCTTTACCTGAGGACAGGGTATATGAGCTGCTGAAGATCTGGATGGAGAAAGAAGGCATGAAGGCAGATTTTAACAGGCTCATTAAAGACCTGCTAAGTCTGAACCAGAGGCTGTCTGCAGAAAATATCACTGCAAAAGCCATTGAATATGGCTACTTCAGATATGAAGATGATTGA
- the zgc:153409 gene encoding histone H4, giving the protein MSGRGKGGKGLGKGGAKRHRKVLRDNIQGITKPAIRRLARRGGVKRISGLIYEETRGVLKVFLENVIRDAVTYTEHAKRKTVTAMDVVYALKRQGRTLYGFGG; this is encoded by the coding sequence ATGTCTGGACGAGGAAAAGGCGGAAAAGGCCTTGGAAAAGGCGGCGCCAAACGGCATCGTAAAGTTCTCCGTGATAATATCCAGGGTATAACCAAGCCAGCCATTAGGCGTTTGGCTCGCCGTGGAGGCGTGAAGCGTATCTCCGGTCTAATCTACGAGGAGACTCGCGGCGTGTTGAAGGTCTTTTTGGAGAACGTGATCCGCGATGCCGTCACCTACACCGAGCACGCCAAGCGCAAGACTGTAACCGCCATGGACGTGGTGTACGCGCTCAAGCGCCAGGGCCGCACCCTGTACGGCTTCGGCGGCTAA
- the hdr gene encoding hematopoietic death receptor isoform X1: protein MRRVISLLLLWTWAWSSSGSQTEEDALCSEGVGYTHNGICCLNCPAGTFVKEACTKVFERSVCHQCEFDTYTEHDNGISSCLKCTKCRPDQELVEPCNSTRNTHCQCKAGSFCLPDQACEVCKTCRKCKEDEEIVKSCTAQSNTVCQKRSSYSTSTVAVISVVAVVMIIVIGGCVLYWRTSARCKKPVASRWPRGMWKMCIESDSDLVEGKQIGNNGTLEDGAQSQPFITLCQMVGEDKVEDDEDKGLGPSLSTTTASSQASLTVCPLTSEHCLGHLTLQQLNTLENTKLRRLVPVNGDDSLRKSFDLFGEIDVNFHNRFFRLIGLNDNAIRTAEMSWSLPEDRVYELLKIWMEKEGMKADFNRLIKDLLSLNQRLSAENITAKAIEYGYFRYEDD from the exons ATGAGGCGTGTAATCAGCCTG CTGTTGTTATGGACCTGGGCCTGGAGCTCAAGCGGGAGCCAAACAGAGGAAGACGCCTTGTGCAGTGAAGGTGTAGGGTACACACACAATGGGATCTGCTGCCTCAACTGTCCAGCTG gtaCTTTTGTTAAAGAGGCGTGTACCAAAGTGTTtgagagaagtgtgtgtcaTCAGTGTGAATTTGACACCTACACTGAGCATGATAATGGCATTTCCAGTTGTTTGAAGTGCACCAAGTGTCGCCCAG ATCAGGAGCTTGTGGAGCCTTGCAATAGCACGAGAAACACTCACTGTCAGTGTAAAGCAGGATCCTTCTGTCTGCCGGATCAAGCCTGTGAGGTCTGCAAGACATGCAGGAA ATGTAAAGAAGATGAGGAGATTGTAAAGAGCTGCACAGCCCAATCAAACACTGTATGCCAAAAAAGAAGCTCCTATAGCACATCAACag TGGCAGTCATCTCAGTCGTGGCTGTTGTCATGATAATTGTGATCGGCGGGTGTGTCCTCTACTGGAGAACATCAGCTAGATGTAAGAAACCAG TGGCATCGAGATGGCCGAGAGGAATGTGGAAAATGTGCATA GAAAGCGACAGTGATTTGGTGGAGGGGAAGCAGATAGGAAACAATGGCACACTGGAGGATGGAGCACAGAGCCAGCCCTTCATCACTTTGTGTCAGATGGTGGGTGAAGACAAGGTGGAGGACGATGAGGATAAAGGGCTCGGCCCAAGCCTCTCCACCACCACGGCTTCGTCCCAGGCCAGCTTGACTGTGTGTCCACTGACAAGCGAGCACTGCCTCGGCCACTTAACGCTTCAGCAGCTTAACACTCTG GAAAACACAAAACTACGCAGACTTGTTCCTGTAAATG GAGATGACTCTCTGAGGAAAAGCTTCGACTTGTTTGGAGAGATAGATGTTAACTTCCACAACCGCTTCTTCAGACTTATTGGCCTGAATGACAATGCCATAAGGACTGCTGAGATGTCTTGGTCTTTACCTGAGGACAGGGTATATGAGCTGCTGAAGATCTGGATGGAGAAAGAAGGCATGAAGGCAGATTTTAACAGGCTCATTAAAGACCTGCTAAGTCTGAACCAGAGGCTGTCTGCAGAAAATATCACTGCAAAAGCCATTGAATATGGCTACTTCAGATATGAAGATGATTGA
- the LOC113639352 gene encoding histone H1 has product MAETAPTPAASTSKAPKKKSASKAKKSGPSVSDLILKAVSASNERKGVSLAALKKALAGGGYDVEKNNSRVKLALKALVKKGSLVQTKGTGASGSFKVSKGGTVKKPTKKIEVKAKKPAPKKPAAKAVKPKKAPAKKAAPKKAPKKVKKPAAAPAKKATKSPKKAKKPAAKKVAKTPIKKVKAGKPKAAKPKAAKGKKSAAKKK; this is encoded by the coding sequence ATGGCAGAGACCGCACCAACTCCAGCAGCGTCTACTTCTAAAGCGCCTAAAAAGAAATCCGCATCAAAAGCGAAGAAGTCCGGACCAAGCGTGTCAGACTTGATCCTGAAAGCTGTATCTGCTTCTAACGAGCGCAAAGGCGTGTCACTGGCCGCGCTGAAAAAGGCACTCGCGGGCGGCGGATACGATGTGGAGAAAAACAACTCGCGCGTCAAGCTCGCGCTGAAGGCTCTCGTGAAGAAGGGGTCGCTCGTGCAGACTAAAGGCACCGGAGCATCCGGCTCTTTCAAAGTGAGCAAAGGCGGTACAGTGAAGAAGCCGACCAAAAAGATTGAAGTCAAAGCCAAGAAACCTGCGCCGAAAAAGCCAGCAGCTAAAGCGGTAAAACCCAAAAAGGCACCAGCTAAGAAAGCTGCTCCTAAAAAGGCGCCTAAGAAAGTAAAGAAACCTGCAGCTGCTCCGGCCAAAAAAGCCACAAAGAGCCCGAAGAAGGCGAAGAAGCCCGCGGCGAAGAAAGTGGCCAAGACCCCGATTAAGAAGGTCAAAGCCGGGAAGCCTAAAGCAGCCAAACCCAAAGCAGCTAAGGGGAAGAAGTCGGCTGCCAAGAAGAAATAA